A part of Nostoc sp. C052 genomic DNA contains:
- a CDS encoding acyl-CoA/acyl-ACP dehydrogenase, with the protein MNFLKPERTILTKFLPDLDEKLAQIPLLEMEKPQNPAIKIFRELGGPGLLIPTKYKGLGATPVEAVRIQRAIASRAPSLAIATTMHHFSVATIVEMIAQGSGTGLEWMLLEAIAKQNLYVASGFAEGRTGTGILTPNMQVKRTADGITVSGNKKPCSLSVSMDLLTASVSIPSESGDNSKLAVVIIPTTNASGIERRPFWTNSVLAGAESDEIILHDVKVPEQLISYTGNAENLDYIQTRGFLWFEMLISASYLGIASALVERTIAAGKGTPSERTILAIEVEGAMAALEGLAQSMIVSDSNQGSDQLARALFVRYAVQGAIERVTAHAVELLGGMAFISSPEVAYLFTASRPLAFHPPSRLSISPGLDKYLAGETLLIQ; encoded by the coding sequence GTGAATTTTCTCAAACCAGAACGAACAATCCTGACAAAGTTTTTGCCAGACCTTGATGAAAAACTGGCACAAATTCCTCTATTGGAAATGGAAAAGCCACAAAATCCAGCCATAAAAATATTTCGTGAACTTGGTGGCCCTGGTTTATTAATTCCAACTAAATATAAGGGTTTGGGAGCAACTCCTGTGGAAGCTGTTCGGATTCAAAGAGCGATCGCTAGCCGTGCGCCTTCGCTAGCGATCGCTACGACGATGCATCATTTTTCAGTTGCAACCATCGTTGAGATGATCGCCCAAGGTTCGGGAACTGGCTTGGAGTGGATGTTACTTGAGGCAATTGCCAAACAAAATCTCTACGTAGCTTCTGGCTTTGCGGAAGGACGGACAGGTACAGGCATTCTTACTCCCAATATGCAGGTAAAACGAACAGCTGATGGTATAACAGTCAGTGGTAATAAAAAGCCTTGCAGCTTATCTGTATCAATGGATCTTCTCACTGCAAGTGTTTCTATTCCCAGCGAATCGGGAGACAATAGCAAATTAGCAGTCGTTATTATTCCGACAACAAATGCTTCAGGAATTGAACGTCGTCCCTTCTGGACAAATTCAGTGCTGGCTGGTGCAGAAAGCGACGAAATTATTCTTCACGATGTCAAAGTTCCAGAACAGCTTATTTCCTATACAGGCAATGCCGAAAATTTAGATTATATCCAAACAAGGGGCTTTCTTTGGTTTGAAATGCTAATTTCTGCATCTTACCTGGGTATCGCTAGTGCTTTAGTAGAACGAACCATAGCAGCTGGAAAAGGCACGCCTTCTGAGCGAACAATTTTAGCTATTGAAGTTGAGGGAGCGATGGCTGCATTAGAAGGGCTAGCCCAGTCAATGATAGTCAGCGACAGCAACCAAGGTAGCGATCAACTAGCACGGGCGCTGTTTGTGCGTTATGCAGTGCAAGGTGCTATAGAACGTGTTACTGCTCATGCTGTGGAGTTATTAGGGGGGATGGCATTTATCAGTTCACCCGAAGTTGCTTACCTATTTACTGCTTCCCGTCCACTAGCATTTCACCCTCCTTCACGCCTGAGTATCTCACCGGGTTTAGATAAATACTTAGCAGGAGAAACTTTGCTCATTCAATAA
- a CDS encoding cysteine synthase family protein has translation MNQLAKSSSFENVSNCQWNNHSKWKKITAADVTQAIGNVPIVKLRNISPVCVVSECFLKLESCNPGGSIKEKNAVYLVTRAEEEGLLVPGGTIIESSSGNFGVGLAMVGAVRGYRVIIVVDAKTAPPFRRMLKAYGAELVDVPLHEADESGSMQKARMKRARELAATIPHAWYPCQHLNPLNTEAHSHYTAREIEAHFSSDLDAVVVGVSTAGQIMGIARYLLPRFPEIRIVGVDVEGSVIMGTPAKPYKMTGVGLSFFPPNLELSLLNRAYVVPEALAYSVCHALARREGLLLGASTGAIVAGGLHLARSLGAGARVLMINPDGGDRYLETVYDFDWLDRYGFTLKQGEHLDNAIASLTPVYF, from the coding sequence ATGAATCAGCTTGCAAAATCTTCATCATTCGAGAACGTTTCTAACTGTCAATGGAACAATCATAGTAAATGGAAAAAGATTACTGCCGCTGATGTTACCCAGGCAATAGGAAATGTACCAATTGTAAAACTTAGAAATATTTCCCCTGTATGTGTTGTCTCAGAATGTTTCTTGAAGTTAGAGAGCTGCAATCCCGGAGGTTCTATTAAGGAGAAAAATGCAGTCTACCTCGTTACCCGTGCGGAGGAAGAAGGGCTTCTTGTACCTGGTGGTACGATTATCGAGTCAAGCTCAGGAAATTTCGGCGTTGGTCTTGCTATGGTAGGAGCAGTCCGAGGGTATCGAGTGATTATTGTCGTCGATGCAAAAACTGCTCCACCGTTTAGACGAATGCTGAAAGCATACGGTGCTGAACTTGTGGATGTACCGCTACATGAAGCAGACGAATCAGGCTCTATGCAGAAGGCAAGAATGAAACGAGCGCGTGAGCTTGCCGCAACCATTCCTCATGCTTGGTATCCATGTCAACACTTGAATCCTCTAAATACTGAGGCCCACTCACACTACACTGCGCGTGAGATTGAAGCTCACTTTTCCTCCGATCTTGATGCTGTCGTGGTTGGTGTTAGCACTGCGGGACAAATAATGGGAATCGCTCGTTATCTTCTACCGCGATTTCCAGAAATACGCATTGTTGGCGTTGATGTTGAGGGTTCAGTCATTATGGGAACGCCAGCAAAACCATACAAGATGACGGGTGTTGGATTATCGTTCTTTCCACCTAATCTGGAGCTTTCGCTGCTTAATCGCGCTTACGTGGTACCAGAGGCGCTTGCTTACTCGGTATGTCATGCACTCGCACGTCGTGAAGGATTGCTTCTTGGTGCATCAACAGGGGCAATTGTAGCTGGTGGCTTGCATCTGGCGCGCTCTCTTGGTGCTGGTGCGCGGGTTCTAATGATCAATCCAGACGGAGGGGATAGATATCTTGAGACAGTCTACGATTTTGATTGGCTTGACCGTTATGGATTTACCCTCAAACAAGGAGAGCATCTTGATAATGCGATCGCCTCACTGACTCCTGTGTATTTTTAG
- a CDS encoding aspartate aminotransferase family protein has translation MKESQQILGSVETYPDSHQAAKFRQLVIQGQKQHVNKSLAKLAELMGTHVEVRSSGNYVFDERGQKYLACGGYGVFTIGHCHPTVIEAVKAQLERHPLSTRALLNAEQASAAETLASVTPKGLDYVYFGNSGAEATEAGLKLARLSGKRKLIAMQGGFHGKTLGALSVTSRAAFRLPFQPLLPEVEFIPFADPKALENVLSNKGHECCVILEPVQAEGGVIIPYEGYLRDVERLCRHYGAFLILDEIQTGLARLGTWWGADREQVVPDVLLVGKALSGGVIPVSAAVASAQAYERLNQDPLLHTSTFAGNPLATVAAQAAINVIKNENIVPRAKELGEKLFVEVQKIVGEMCPHLVREVRGIGLLIGIEFEADYLAGDFMFELMHRNVLVSYSLNAHCVVRLTPPATLDESDIDWLLTAISDSAIALAKRNPSLNVVNS, from the coding sequence ATGAAAGAAAGCCAACAAATACTTGGAAGTGTAGAAACATACCCAGATTCACATCAAGCAGCTAAGTTTAGACAGCTGGTAATCCAAGGGCAAAAGCAACACGTTAATAAGTCACTCGCCAAGCTGGCGGAATTGATGGGTACTCATGTTGAAGTTCGTTCTTCTGGAAACTACGTTTTTGATGAGCGCGGACAAAAGTATCTGGCTTGTGGTGGTTATGGTGTCTTCACTATCGGTCACTGTCATCCCACCGTCATCGAGGCTGTGAAAGCACAACTGGAGCGTCATCCATTATCAACTCGTGCGCTTTTAAATGCCGAACAAGCTTCGGCGGCGGAAACTCTAGCCTCAGTTACCCCCAAGGGTTTAGATTATGTATATTTCGGTAACTCTGGTGCGGAAGCGACAGAAGCCGGTCTCAAGCTAGCACGTCTATCTGGCAAACGCAAGCTAATTGCAATGCAAGGGGGCTTCCACGGTAAGACATTAGGAGCGTTAAGTGTCACCAGTCGTGCAGCCTTTCGCTTGCCTTTCCAGCCTCTGCTTCCAGAAGTCGAATTTATCCCCTTTGCAGATCCAAAAGCCCTGGAAAATGTACTTTCTAATAAGGGTCATGAATGCTGCGTTATTTTAGAACCTGTCCAAGCAGAAGGCGGTGTGATCATTCCTTATGAAGGCTACTTGCGAGATGTAGAAAGACTCTGCCGCCACTATGGAGCATTTTTGATTTTGGATGAAATTCAAACGGGACTCGCACGGTTGGGAACCTGGTGGGGAGCAGACAGAGAACAGGTAGTTCCTGATGTTCTGCTGGTGGGGAAGGCTTTAAGTGGAGGAGTTATACCTGTCAGCGCTGCTGTTGCTTCTGCCCAAGCTTATGAAAGGCTCAATCAAGATCCTTTATTGCACACATCAACTTTTGCAGGTAATCCTCTAGCTACAGTTGCCGCACAAGCAGCAATTAATGTTATTAAAAATGAGAATATCGTACCCAGAGCCAAAGAACTAGGTGAAAAATTATTTGTTGAAGTGCAGAAAATTGTTGGCGAAATGTGTCCTCATCTAGTTCGAGAAGTTCGCGGTATTGGGCTGTTGATTGGCATTGAGTTTGAAGCTGATTATTTGGCTGGTGACTTCATGTTTGAACTCATGCACAGAAATGTGCTGGTTTCCTATTCACTTAATGCTCACTGCGTTGTCAGATTGACACCACCAGCAACTCTGGATGAGTCAGATATTGATTGGCTGCTAACTGCAATTTCAGACAGTGCGATCGCTCTTGCAAAACGTAACCCATCTTTAAACGTTGTTAATTCATAA
- a CDS encoding fatty acid desaturase — MQIPNSTFGNLTLLLFFATISIFSASIIAYVLGYLPLQASAAINLLCLYALYTVNHEAVHRLVHPNRTVNNWIGRIAAVLEGTTFPLFRILHPQHHAFTNHPEYDPDYVIGRKPRWLLPLWTLVRLTHDNSFMINRRLWSNKRPQLIEHLITVGLQLSVVIGAAWIGHLQDALWLWVIPLLVAGALIELTVAWAVHFPQESQHPLENTRIFKGQLLQILMLNQNYHIVHHLWPGIPWFRYGKAMPLVEMALLEHQNQSHKTQVKPHLQVN; from the coding sequence ATGCAAATACCAAATAGCACTTTTGGTAATCTCACCCTGTTACTATTTTTCGCTACCATTAGCATCTTTTCAGCATCAATTATTGCCTATGTTTTGGGATATTTGCCTCTTCAAGCCTCAGCAGCAATTAACTTGTTATGTTTGTATGCTCTGTATACAGTTAATCACGAAGCTGTACACCGCTTAGTGCATCCTAATCGCACGGTTAACAACTGGATTGGGCGCATTGCAGCAGTTCTAGAGGGTACAACGTTCCCCTTGTTCCGTATCTTGCACCCCCAGCACCATGCGTTTACAAATCATCCAGAATACGACCCGGACTACGTTATTGGTAGAAAACCGCGCTGGTTGTTACCTCTCTGGACATTGGTGCGTCTCACACACGACAACTCTTTCATGATTAATCGCCGTTTGTGGTCTAATAAACGTCCGCAATTAATTGAACATCTAATAACGGTGGGGTTGCAGTTGTCTGTGGTCATTGGTGCGGCTTGGATAGGACATCTGCAAGATGCTCTCTGGTTATGGGTTATCCCACTGCTTGTGGCTGGAGCATTAATTGAACTGACGGTTGCATGGGCTGTGCATTTTCCTCAAGAGTCCCAGCATCCTTTGGAAAACACACGCATATTTAAGGGTCAACTATTGCAGATATTGATGTTGAATCAAAACTATCATATTGTCCATCATCTTTGGCCTGGTATTCCTTGGTTTCGCTACGGTAAGGCAATGCCTTTAGTAGAAATGGCATTACTAGAACATCAAAATCAGAGCCACAAAACGCAAGTTAAACCACATCTTCAAGTTAATTAA
- a CDS encoding SDR family oxidoreductase gives MKALVTGATGFVGSAIVRQLQEDGQQVKALVRKGSDLRNLEKLDIEIAYGDITDYDSVARAMQGCNSVYHGAAMVAFWVPRKDRHLFDWVNVEGSKNVFSAALKQDVEKVIYTSTISTIGSYGKDTPTTENHNFNLWDMSMEYEQSKYSAEFEAYRFAAQGLPIVVVMPSAPLGARDIKPNPVGKLILDFLARRIPGYIDGGANFIDVDDVAYGHILAAKKGKVGDRYMLGHENLSVVDLFSALEAISGVPAPKLKLPQAGAVKLAQILEFISDHITNQHPLYTAPMVKFSSLYYYLDTSKAKNELGFEPKSSVQQAAINAIEWFLQNDYLQVNDKNKSRIRQHLQGQSLTPVFA, from the coding sequence ATGAAAGCTTTAGTCACTGGTGCTACAGGTTTTGTAGGCTCTGCGATTGTTCGTCAACTTCAAGAAGATGGTCAACAAGTCAAAGCATTAGTCAGAAAGGGTTCGGATCTGAGAAATTTGGAGAAGCTGGATATTGAAATTGCCTACGGGGATATTACTGATTATGATTCGGTAGCACGAGCAATGCAGGGCTGCAATTCTGTTTATCACGGTGCTGCAATGGTAGCTTTTTGGGTTCCTCGTAAAGACCGCCACCTGTTTGACTGGGTTAATGTTGAGGGATCAAAAAATGTTTTTTCTGCTGCACTGAAACAGGATGTAGAGAAAGTAATTTACACCAGCACCATCTCTACAATTGGTAGTTACGGAAAGGACACCCCCACCACAGAAAATCACAATTTCAATTTGTGGGATATGTCGATGGAGTACGAGCAATCAAAATATTCTGCGGAGTTTGAAGCTTATCGATTTGCAGCGCAAGGATTACCAATTGTTGTTGTGATGCCTTCTGCACCGTTAGGCGCAAGAGATATCAAGCCAAATCCCGTTGGCAAGCTAATTCTAGACTTTCTGGCCCGTCGGATACCAGGATACATTGATGGCGGTGCTAACTTTATCGATGTTGATGATGTTGCTTATGGTCACATCCTAGCAGCTAAGAAAGGGAAAGTAGGCGATCGCTATATGTTAGGACATGAAAATCTTTCTGTCGTCGATTTGTTCTCGGCTTTAGAAGCAATTTCTGGAGTTCCAGCCCCCAAACTGAAACTACCTCAGGCAGGCGCTGTAAAGCTAGCTCAAATTCTGGAATTTATTTCTGACCACATCACCAACCAGCATCCGCTTTATACCGCACCGATGGTCAAGTTCTCCAGCCTTTACTATTACCTCGACACCAGCAAAGCTAAAAATGAGTTGGGGTTTGAACCTAAAAGCAGTGTTCAACAAGCTGCAATTAATGCCATTGAATGGTTTTTGCAGAATGACTATTTACAAGTCAACGACAAAAATAAATCTCGAATTCGCCAGCATCTGCAAGGTCAATCTCTGACACCAGTGTTTGCATAG
- a CDS encoding GNAT family N-acetyltransferase, translating to MPKALDCLIKSESTYSYKLYNSILDVDLYDWKQVCQTSYSNTYMDIRFLVTIEKTMMDFSKFWYVIFYDQNGNPCACTSLSTFKTDLGVVASKGIKEFITHVRQLLPSFLYLNVLFCGLPISIGKNHLIFEKNANQQLIIKLLGGIMNSIAAKEKTKLTIYKEFNSEECNQLDTLLKLDYLKAESLPMHSFKAKFGNFSEYCAALKSHYRNDIKRSKRKFEKAGLRIVQLKDTEKILQIYTPEIHQLYEAVVQKSENQLENLPISFFRELAINFPGELLFTLVYQDDKIVAFNCSLCTQSSIHYLFCGLDYSLNAKSDLYFNLMYAALDKALQQNVPKIDFGQTADTFKARLGSYQTPLYMYIKGTGYLLNWIIRKSFHILFPNPKLIPPYNIYKQ from the coding sequence ATGCCCAAAGCTCTTGACTGCTTAATTAAAAGTGAGAGTACTTACTCTTATAAACTGTACAACTCAATTCTTGACGTAGATTTATATGATTGGAAGCAAGTTTGTCAAACAAGTTATTCTAATACTTATATGGATATTAGATTCTTAGTGACAATTGAAAAAACTATGATGGACTTTAGCAAATTCTGGTATGTAATTTTTTATGACCAAAATGGCAACCCGTGCGCTTGTACTAGTCTATCTACATTTAAAACTGACTTAGGAGTTGTTGCCAGTAAAGGTATTAAAGAATTTATTACTCATGTCAGACAATTACTGCCGTCGTTTTTATATTTAAATGTTCTTTTTTGTGGTTTACCTATTTCTATTGGTAAGAACCATTTAATTTTTGAGAAAAATGCTAATCAGCAGTTGATTATCAAATTGCTTGGTGGTATTATGAATAGTATTGCAGCTAAAGAAAAAACCAAGCTGACTATTTACAAAGAATTTAACTCTGAAGAATGCAATCAATTAGATACACTGCTAAAGCTTGATTATCTCAAAGCTGAAAGTCTCCCTATGCATAGCTTTAAGGCAAAGTTTGGTAATTTTTCCGAATACTGTGCTGCTTTAAAGTCCCACTATCGCAATGATATTAAAAGGTCAAAACGCAAATTTGAAAAAGCTGGTCTTCGCATTGTTCAGTTAAAAGATACAGAAAAGATTTTACAAATCTATACTCCAGAAATACATCAACTATATGAAGCAGTTGTACAAAAATCGGAAAACCAATTGGAAAATCTGCCTATAAGTTTCTTCCGAGAATTAGCAATCAATTTCCCCGGAGAATTACTTTTTACTCTTGTTTATCAAGATGACAAGATAGTGGCATTCAATTGTTCTCTTTGTACGCAATCAAGTATTCATTATCTATTTTGCGGTTTAGATTATAGTCTAAATGCCAAGTCAGACCTGTATTTCAACTTAATGTATGCTGCTCTAGATAAAGCGTTACAACAGAATGTACCAAAAATTGACTTTGGTCAAACAGCAGACACATTCAAAGCTAGACTAGGTTCTTATCAAACGCCACTCTATATGTATATAAAAGGTACGGGATATCTACTTAATTGGATTATTCGTAAGAGTTTCCATATTCTGTTTCCCAACCCGAAATTGATTCCGCCATACAACATTTATAAACAGTAG
- a CDS encoding DUF2808 domain-containing protein, whose product MKRSLIYAIVLTLNSTAIIAPSYANAGTDDGRVPHIDGNSQFPPTRWGIFRHTFRLHVPQNSKAVTQLLVKVPDNVTISKNIQDIDVVDEKGQKINTNVSVNGKTILLAFAEPIAPNTKLEIDLKKIKRRNLGNGSVYSFSAREVGIDAEIPIGVAWFRTY is encoded by the coding sequence ATGAAGAGGTCATTGATTTACGCGATTGTATTAACTCTGAATAGCACAGCTATTATTGCTCCTAGCTATGCAAATGCTGGAACAGATGATGGTAGGGTTCCCCATATTGATGGAAATTCACAATTCCCTCCCACACGCTGGGGAATTTTTAGACATACTTTCCGTTTACACGTTCCCCAAAATAGCAAAGCTGTTACCCAACTACTTGTCAAAGTTCCAGACAATGTAACTATAAGTAAGAACATTCAGGATATCGATGTCGTGGATGAAAAGGGGCAGAAAATTAACACTAATGTATCTGTAAATGGTAAAACAATACTACTAGCTTTCGCCGAACCAATTGCTCCTAACACTAAGTTGGAGATTGACCTTAAAAAAATAAAAAGACGCAATCTTGGTAATGGTTCTGTCTACAGCTTCTCAGCTAGAGAGGTTGGCATTGATGCAGAAATTCCTATAGGTGTTGCTTGGTTTCGTACTTACTAA
- a CDS encoding SRPBCC family protein produces the protein MQYLEIVAKIHHRSAEEIYPILCDFDSYAKNSQAVHSITSQVLSDGRTVSTWEVDFRGGVMSWIEEDLFDASNYTISFNQIEGDVEHFCGQWKAQNQKDGCLILFLAEFDMGIPSLSQILDPIAIQALQENITAIIRGLFGEEVEFLPVKVSSLETQAPDKLAVA, from the coding sequence ATGCAATACTTAGAAATTGTTGCTAAAATTCACCATCGCAGTGCCGAAGAAATCTATCCAATTCTCTGCGACTTTGATTCATACGCAAAGAACAGTCAAGCTGTACATAGCATCACCAGCCAAGTACTATCTGACGGACGGACTGTTTCTACTTGGGAAGTTGACTTTCGTGGCGGTGTGATGTCTTGGATAGAAGAAGATTTATTTGATGCCTCAAATTATACAATTAGCTTCAATCAGATTGAAGGTGATGTAGAACACTTCTGCGGACAGTGGAAAGCTCAAAATCAAAAAGATGGTTGCTTAATATTGTTTTTAGCTGAGTTTGACATGGGTATTCCCTCTTTAAGTCAAATTCTTGACCCCATTGCCATACAAGCACTCCAGGAAAATATCACAGCAATTATTAGGGGTTTATTTGGTGAAGAAGTGGAATTTTTACCAGTTAAAGTTTCTTCATTAGAAACACAAGCACCTGACAAGCTTGCAGTTGCATAA
- a CDS encoding SDR family oxidoreductase → MYINPFSHKKTILLTGASGVVGQALLARMNAHSIICLTYRKPITNSGVTTIPCDISLPQLGLSQTQLKDIAKCIDCIVHSAAVTDFGESDELIHRTNVRGLENMLELAAIAQVPFYYISTAFIRPHQRKDAPSEHTYTISKREGERLVRESGLPHAIIRPSIVIGDSTSGEIARFQGIYNIISSLFRGFLPILPMLPHAYIDFIPQDVVANAVAAILEHDCVASEYWITSGNKALTVRQIADLIAEFGKTQGIEINIPRMVSPDIVDRLIRPAFMSELPKSVKKGFDWFAQVAPYLCNEEPFPTSLQEMETGFGIAPLPNLETALTHSLEYWANETKVCSGKKAKKDRAQLAKCEC, encoded by the coding sequence GTGTACATAAATCCGTTTTCTCACAAGAAAACAATCCTACTGACTGGTGCATCAGGAGTAGTTGGTCAAGCTTTATTAGCTCGAATGAATGCACATTCGATTATTTGTCTAACCTACAGGAAGCCAATCACGAATTCAGGTGTCACTACCATTCCTTGTGACATTTCATTGCCTCAGCTTGGTCTTAGTCAGACACAGCTAAAAGATATAGCAAAGTGCATTGACTGTATTGTGCATTCAGCGGCGGTAACTGATTTTGGTGAATCAGATGAATTGATTCATCGCACAAACGTACGCGGCTTGGAAAATATGCTGGAATTGGCAGCGATCGCACAAGTTCCCTTTTACTATATCAGCACAGCTTTTATCCGTCCTCACCAACGCAAAGATGCGCCTTCAGAGCATACATACACTATCTCAAAACGAGAAGGAGAACGGTTAGTTAGAGAGAGTGGACTGCCCCACGCAATTATTCGTCCCTCCATTGTAATTGGCGATTCTACATCAGGTGAAATTGCACGTTTTCAGGGCATTTATAACATCATAAGTTCGCTTTTTAGAGGTTTTTTGCCTATCCTGCCCATGCTACCGCACGCATATATAGATTTTATTCCTCAAGATGTTGTTGCTAACGCCGTTGCAGCAATACTTGAGCATGACTGCGTAGCAAGCGAATATTGGATCACCTCTGGAAATAAAGCTTTAACAGTACGCCAAATAGCAGATTTAATTGCAGAATTTGGCAAAACTCAAGGTATAGAGATTAACATACCACGCATGGTCAGCCCTGACATTGTAGATCGTCTGATCCGTCCTGCCTTTATGTCAGAGTTACCAAAATCCGTCAAAAAAGGTTTTGACTGGTTTGCTCAAGTCGCGCCCTATTTGTGTAATGAGGAACCTTTCCCCACCTCATTACAAGAGATGGAAACTGGCTTTGGCATAGCACCACTGCCCAATTTGGAAACGGCTTTAACCCATAGCCTCGAATACTGGGCTAATGAAACAAAAGTCTGCTCTGGTAAAAAAGCTAAGAAAGACCGTGCCCAACTTGCTAAATGTGAATGTTGA
- a CDS encoding DUF2808 domain-containing protein, whose amino-acid sequence MKSLIYAVAFTLAFTSSVDAVFASGKPGDFSASHLMKSAATPNHTYATDATHKFEVHVQGKPLTGLTINLPEGVKIDRGIEVKNQSGQKIPTTVSMNGQKATVAFSQPIDPETKLSILMRGVNTPMYESGSGETWQYQVYANKVGFTQEIPLGLALVQTYP is encoded by the coding sequence ATGAAAAGTTTGATTTATGCTGTTGCATTCACACTGGCATTTACATCTTCAGTTGATGCTGTTTTTGCTAGCGGAAAACCAGGTGATTTTAGCGCTTCCCATTTGATGAAAAGTGCTGCCACTCCTAATCATACTTATGCCACAGATGCTACTCATAAATTTGAAGTTCATGTACAGGGTAAACCTCTGACAGGACTTACAATTAATTTGCCTGAAGGAGTGAAAATTGATAGAGGAATTGAGGTCAAAAATCAATCAGGACAAAAAATTCCCACGACAGTTTCTATGAATGGACAAAAAGCTACTGTAGCTTTTTCACAACCAATAGACCCTGAAACAAAGCTCTCAATTTTAATGAGAGGAGTCAATACTCCAATGTATGAATCAGGCTCTGGCGAAACTTGGCAGTATCAAGTCTATGCTAATAAAGTTGGATTCACGCAAGAAATCCCACTTGGTCTAGCTCTGGTTCAGACTTATCCTTGA
- a CDS encoding nitric oxide synthase oxygenase, whose translation MLINNLALQHGLNTYNTILSDAKAFLALLQEEQVIQESYLNRFAEIESEVEQTGTYWQSFDELAYGAKLAWRNSTRCVGRSYWNSLEVRDRRSLNQAEEVFEAMVEHLRLSTNGGRIKSLATIFAPQEPGQAGIRIWNEQIVRYAGYRQTDGSVVGDPRYVEFTELVQRMGWKGSEGTPFDILPIVIQMPNQRPRLFELPHDAVLEVPIQHPDYSWFAELGLKWHALPAICNMMLEIGGVQYTAAPFNGWYMGTEVAARNFADENRYNLLPIVAKRMGLDTRYDHTLWRDRAIVELNVAVLYSFRRAGVTMVDHHSETRRFVQFEKSEALAGRTTYADWGWIVPPISGSTTPVFHRNYENVELKPNFFSQPDPWQQFASSKKSGCPFGH comes from the coding sequence ATGCTAATCAACAACCTAGCCTTGCAACACGGTTTGAATACATATAACACCATTTTATCTGATGCCAAAGCTTTTCTGGCATTGTTGCAGGAAGAACAAGTAATTCAGGAATCCTACTTAAATCGATTTGCGGAAATAGAAAGCGAGGTAGAACAAACTGGAACTTATTGGCAAAGCTTTGATGAACTAGCTTACGGAGCCAAATTGGCATGGCGTAATAGCACCCGATGCGTGGGACGTAGCTACTGGAACTCACTAGAAGTTCGCGATCGCCGCAGCTTGAATCAAGCCGAAGAAGTATTCGAGGCTATGGTTGAACATCTGCGGTTATCCACTAACGGCGGTCGCATCAAATCCCTTGCTACCATCTTTGCACCGCAAGAACCAGGCCAAGCTGGAATCCGTATTTGGAATGAGCAAATCGTTCGCTACGCAGGGTATCGGCAAACGGATGGTTCGGTTGTGGGCGACCCGAGGTATGTCGAGTTTACAGAGCTTGTGCAGCGAATGGGCTGGAAAGGAAGCGAAGGTACTCCCTTTGACATCCTGCCGATCGTGATTCAAATGCCAAATCAGCGTCCAAGGCTGTTTGAGTTACCCCATGATGCAGTGCTAGAAGTGCCAATCCAGCACCCTGACTACTCTTGGTTTGCAGAACTTGGTCTCAAATGGCACGCTTTACCAGCAATTTGCAACATGATGTTGGAGATTGGCGGGGTTCAGTACACAGCCGCGCCCTTTAATGGCTGGTACATGGGTACAGAAGTAGCTGCTCGCAACTTTGCTGACGAGAACCGCTACAATTTATTGCCCATTGTGGCCAAGCGAATGGGTCTAGATACTCGCTACGACCATACCTTATGGCGAGACCGCGCCATAGTTGAGTTAAATGTTGCGGTTCTATACTCGTTCCGACGTGCTGGCGTGACTATGGTTGACCACCACAGTGAAACTCGTCGCTTCGTGCAATTTGAAAAGAGCGAAGCACTTGCGGGAAGAACTACCTACGCCGACTGGGGATGGATTGTACCTCCCATATCCGGCTCGACGACTCCAGTTTTCCACCGCAACTATGAAAATGTTGAGCTAAAGCCCAACTTCTTTTCGCAGCCAGATCCCTGGCAACAGTTTGCATCTAGCAAAAAGTCTGGCTGTCCTTTCGGTCACTAA